The proteins below come from a single Zea mays cultivar B73 chromosome 8, Zm-B73-REFERENCE-NAM-5.0, whole genome shotgun sequence genomic window:
- the LOC100193360 gene encoding uncharacterized protein LOC100193360, whose translation MISLDLQTIYSLHRGQYLADSGNNGVRGGAPKGIDHLPEDDRHDHHRHAVAQRPNHAGQHQQNVRSVGTLKHAVERNLSHCHHLLATLLHFPTLHCIASGSFYDAFFCHVVLGCLAPAGFSLLHMAPAALLYGEFLL comes from the exons ATGATATCTCTG GACTTGCAGACTATATATAGCTTGCATAGGGGGCAGTACCTTGCTGACTCGGGGAACAATGGTGTCCGGGGTGGCGCCCCCAAAGGCATCGACCATCTGCCCGAAGATGATCGTCATGACCACCATCGACATGCCGTTGCCCAGCGCCCCAACCATGCCGGCCAGCATCAGCAGAACGTCCGTTCTGTCGGCACACTTAAACATGCTGTGGAACGGAACCTTAGCCATTGTCACCATCTTCTCGCCACTCTCCTCCACTTTCCCACCCTTCACTGCATCGCCAGCGGAAGCTTTTACGACGCTTTCTTCTGCCATGTCGTGCTTGGCTGCCTAGCACCGGCTGGGTTCTCCCTGCTGCATATGGCTCCGGCTGCTCTGCTCTATGGAGAGTTCCTTTTGTAG
- the LOC103635286 gene encoding ABC transporter B family member 11, whose product MAEESVVKASAGDAVKGGKVEESGEKMVTMAKVPFHSMFKCADRTDVLLMLAGMVGALGNGMSMVVMTIIFGQMVDAFGGATPDTIVPRVSKAALNFIYLAIGTGFTSFIQISCWTMTGERQATRIRSLYLKSVLRQDMPFFDVEMTTGQVVSSISADMTLIQGAIGEKVGKFVQLITTFFGGFVLAFIKGWLLTLVMLSTIPPFVVAAGIVAKMISKISSEGLASYSDAGDTVEQTIGSIRTVASFNGEKKAIALYNNFIKKAYNGAVKEGIVQGFGMGLLSFIYFSAFGLIIWYGSKLSLTKGYSGADILNVMFAIMIGARNLGDATPCIASFEEGRVAAYRLFKTIKRRPEIDYGDNTGIVLEDIKGEVELKDVFFSYPSRPDQLIFDRFSVHVSSGTTMAIVGESGSGKSTVINLVERFYDPQAGEVLIDGMNIKGFKLEWIRGKIGLVNQEPVLFMTSIRENITYGKEDATLEEIKKAAELANAGFIENLPNGYDTTVGQRGAQLSGGQKQRIAIARAILKDPKILLLDEATSALDLESERIVQDALNRIMLGRTTLVVAHRLSTVRKAHCISVVSKGKLVEQGHHDDLVKDPNGAYSQLIRLQEKQQENGRTSDARLSGSASKRSVSLRRSISRSSAGSSRHSLNLPLGVPGPTELLEYNFGQGDRQIENTDSKVPNKAPMGRLINLNKPEVAVLLFGSIVAAIDGAIFPTLGLAMASASKIFYESPDQQRKDSILWALLCVGLGAIAMISKIINSFLFAIAGGKLIERIRALTFQSIVHQEVAWFDHPENSSGALNGRLSIDALNVRRLVGDNLALLVQSTATLTCGIVIAMVADWKLSLVILFVIPLVGLQGYAQVNFLRGFSQDAKIMYEEASQVATEAVGSIRTVASFCAEKRVMDKYDQKCQASRDQGIRTGIVGGLGFGFSYLMLYSSSALCYYVGAKFVSQGKSTFGDVFKAYFALVMAMIGVSQTNAMASDSAKANDSAISIFSILDRKSLIDSSSEEGSTLENVKGDIDFKHVGFKYPSRPDVQIFTDFTLTIPSGKTVALVGQSGCGKSTVISLLERFYEPDNGSILLDRVEISSLKVSWLRDQMGLVSQEPVLFSGTIRDNIAYGKHEEVTEEDIVTAARAANAHEFISSMPQGYNTTVGERGTQLSGGQKQRIAIARAILKDPRILLLDEATSALDAESERIVQDALNGAMVGRTTVIVAHRLSTIQGADMIAVLKDGTIVEKGSHEMLMGIAGGAYASLVELRTM is encoded by the exons ATGGCAGAAGAAAGCGTCGTAAAAGCTTCCGCTGGCGATGCAGTGAAGGGTGGGAAAGTGGAGGAGAGTGGCGAGAAGATGGTGACAATGGCTAAGGTTCCGTTCCACAGCATGTTTAAGTGTGCCGACAGAACGGACGTTCTGCTGATGCTGGCCGGCATGGTTGGGGCGCTGGGCAACGGCATGTCGATGGTGGTCATGACGATCATCTTCGGGCAGATGGTCGATGCCTTTGGGGGCGCCACCCCGGACACCATTGTTCCCCGAGTCAGCAAG GCAGCTCTGAACTTCATTTACTTGGCCATCGGAACAGGGTTCACTTCTTTCATTC AGATATCATGTTGGACAATGACTGGGGAGAGGCAGGCTACTCGTATTCGATCATTGTATCTCAAGTCGGTCCTCAGACAGGATATGCCATTCTTTGATGTAGAAATGACTACTGGACAAGTAGTCTCCAGCATATCTGCCGACATGACCCTAATCCAGGGTGCTATTGGTGAAAAG GTCGGCAAGTTTGTACAGCTTATTACAACTTTCTTCGGTGGGTTTGTGCTGGCGTTCATCAAAGGGTGGCTTCTAACTCTTGTTATGCTTTCTACTATACCTCCATTTGTTGTTGCTGCTGGGATTGTCGCAAAGATGATATCCAAAATATCTAGCGAGGGTCTGGCGTCATACAGTGATGCAGGTGATACTGTTGAACAAACAATTGGCTCCATAAGGACG GTGGCTTCCTTCAACGGTGAAAAGAAAGCCATTGCCCTGTACAACAATTTCATAAAGAAGGCATACAATGGCGCAGTCAAGGAAGGGATCGTCCAAGGCTTTGGAATGGGTTTACTTTCATTTATATATTTTTCCGCCTTTGGACTGATTATATGGTATGGCAGCAAGTTAAGCCTCACTAAAGGATACAGCGGAGCAGATATCCTAAATGTAATGTTTGCAATCATGATAGGTGCAAG AAATTTAGGTGATGCAACCCCCTGCATAGCTTCCTTTGAGGAAGGAAGAGTTGCAGCTTACAGATTGTTCAAAACAATCAAGAGGAGACCAGAAATTGACTATGGGGATAACACTGGCATTGTGTTAGAAGACATCAAGGGTGAAGTAGAATTGAAGGATGTGTTCTTCAGCTACCCAAGCAGACCAGATCAACTCATATTTGATAGATTTTCAGTGCATGTATCAAGTGGCACAACAATGGCTATAGTTGGGGAGAGTGGGAGTGGGAAGTCAACTGTGATCAATCTGGTTGAGAGATTTTATGATCCACAGGCTGGAGAAGTTTTAATTGATGGGATGAACATCAAAGGTTTCAAGCTAGAATGGATAAGGGGCAAGATTGGCCTTGTTAATCAGGAACCAGTGCTCTTCATGACGTCCATCAGGGAGAATATTACCTACGGAAAAGAGGATGCAACCCTTGAAGAAATCAAGAAAGCAGCTGAGCTCGCAAATGCAGGATTCATTGAGAACTTGCCTAAT GGTTATGATACAACAGTTGGACAACGGGGTGCTCAGCTTTCTGGGGGACAGAAGCAGAGGATTGCGATCGCGAGGGCCATCCTTAAAGACCCCAAAATTCTTTTGCTTGATGAAGCAACTAGCGCATTGGATTTGGAGTCTGAAAGGATAGTCCAAGATGCACTAAATAGGATCATGTTGGGGAGAACCACACTTGTTGTGGCGCACCGTTTGAGCACTGTAAGAAAAGCTCACTGCATCTCAGTTGTTTCTAAAGGAAAATTAGTAGAACAAG GACATCATGATGACTTAGTAAAGGATCCTAATGGAGCATACTCTCAGCTTATACGGCTGCAAGAGAAACAACAAGAAAATGGCCGAACGTCAGATGCAAGATTATCAGGATCAGCATCTAAAAGGAGTGTGTCACTCAGACGATCAATAAGTAGAAGTTCAGCAGGGAGCAGCCGTCATTCTTTAAACCTCCCATTAGGTGTTCCTGGGCCCACTGAACTACTGGAGTATAATTTTGGACAAGGTGACAGACAAATTGAAAATACTGATAGCAAGGTACCAAATAAAGCACCAATGGGACGGCTAATTAACCTAAACAAACCAGAGGTTGCTGTGCTTCTGTTTGGGTCTATTGTGGCAGCAATTGATGGAGCCATCTTTCCAACACTTGGTTTAGCAATGGCTAGTGCTTCCAAAATATTTTATGAATCACCAGACCAACAGCGCAAAGATTCTATCCTCTGGGCATTGCTGTGTGTTGGGCTCGGTGCAATTGCTATGATATCAAAGATaataaatagctttctttttgcaaTAGCTGGCGGGAAGCTTATAGAACGAATCCGCGCTTTGACATTCCAAAGCATAGTGCACCAAGAAGTTGCTTGGTTTGACCATCCTGAAAATTCCAG CGGGGCACTTAATGGAAGACTAAGTATTGATGCACTTAATGTAAGACGTCTAGTGGGAGATAACTTGGCCTTACTAGTCCAAAGTACCGCAACACTTACTTGTGGGATAGTGATTGCAATGGTCGCAGACTGGAAGCTTTCACTGGTAATCTTATTTGTAATTCCTTTAGTGGGTCTCCAGGGTTATGCTCAGGTGAACTTCCTACGGGGGTTCAGTCAAGATGCTAAG ATAATGTATGAGGAAGCAAGTCAAGTCGCAACTGAAGCAGTTGGTAGCATCAGAACGGTAGCATCTTTTTGTGCCGAGAAGAGAGTGATGGACAAATACGATCAGAAATGCCAAGCTTCTAGGGACCAGGGAATTCGAACTGGAATAGTTGGAGGCCTTGGTTTTGGTTTCTCATATCTGATGCTGTACTCCAGTTCTGCTCTTTGCTACTACGTTGGTGCAAAGTTTGTTAGTCAGGGCAAAAGCACTTTTGGTGATGTCTTCAAG GCTTATTTTGCTTTAGTTATGGCCATGATTGGAGTGTCACAAACAAATGCTATGGCTTCTGACTCAGCCAAGGCAAATGATTCTGCTATTTCCATATTCTCAATATTAGATAGAAAATCCTTGATTGATTCCAGCAGTGAAGAAGGTTCCACCTTGGAGAATGTCAAGGGTGACATTGATTTTAAGCATGTCGGCTTCAAATACCCATCCCGTCCTGATGTTCAAATTTTCACTGACTTCACCTTAACCATTCCCTCTGGAAAG ACAGTTGCACTCGTTGGTCAAAGTGGTTGTGGGAAGTCCACAGTCATATCTTTGTTAGAGCGCTTCTATGAACCTGACAATGGTTCGATTTTATTAGATAGAGTGGAAATTAGTAGCCTAAAGGTCAGCTGGTTGAGGGACCAGATGGGATTGGTAAGCCAAGAACCAGTACTTTTCAGTGGAACAATCCGTGACAATATAGCTTACGGGAAGCATGAAGAGGTAACAGAAGAAGATATTGTAACAGCTGCTAGAGCAGCCAATGCCCATGAATTCATCTCAAGCATGCCACAAGGGTACAATACAACTGTTGGAGAGAGAGGAACACAACTGTCAGGTGGCCAAAAACAGCGAATAGCTATCGCGAGGGCAATCTTGAAGGACCCAAGGATACTTCTTCTGGACGAGGCAACAAGCGCATTAGATGCTGAATCAGAGCGCATTGTGCAGGATGCACTAAATGGTGCTATGGTTGGCAGGACCACTGTCATTGTGGCACACCGCCTCTCAACAATCCAAGGAGCTGATATGATTGCAGTCCTAAAGGACGGCACAATTGTGGAAAAAGGAAGCCATGAGATGCTGATGGGAATTGCAGGTGGAGCCTATGCTTCACTTGTGGAACTTCGCACCATGTAA